Proteins from a single region of Desulfobacter postgatei 2ac9:
- a CDS encoding AAA family ATPase, whose translation MTHKITLDSFPTEDAVNLYPCKGWPKAAIHHFDRKQAVAVLAALAVSRPLLVRGEPGCGKTQLARAVAQLFAMPLACLVVNERTEPEDLLWRYDALRKLSDANAGERCVKDESQYLSAGPLWWALNHTSAESRIGSRPCRPVTTDESGQKREFQNGVVLLIDEIDKADRSVPNSLLEPLGNLSFEVPYTGERVERPKGEPDPLIIITTNREQELPQAFVRRCLVLDLVLDDDNRDDFIDILSKRGQSLFQGRMPGDYGETTYEKVADLLYEKRMRAKHEGLSFIPGQAEYLDHLEALIGMKQTAPSLGLDEAMELLAALTFMKNGA comes from the coding sequence ATGACCCATAAAATAACACTTGATTCCTTCCCTACAGAAGATGCGGTTAACCTGTACCCCTGCAAAGGCTGGCCCAAAGCCGCCATCCATCATTTTGACCGGAAACAGGCCGTGGCCGTTTTGGCGGCCCTGGCCGTGAGCCGCCCCCTGCTGGTCAGGGGAGAGCCCGGATGCGGCAAAACCCAGCTGGCCAGGGCCGTGGCCCAGTTGTTTGCCATGCCTCTGGCCTGCCTGGTGGTCAACGAACGGACAGAACCCGAGGACTTGCTCTGGCGGTACGATGCCCTTCGGAAACTGTCCGATGCCAATGCCGGGGAAAGGTGTGTGAAAGATGAAAGCCAGTATTTGAGCGCCGGCCCCCTCTGGTGGGCCCTGAATCATACCAGTGCTGAAAGTCGTATAGGCAGCCGGCCCTGCAGGCCCGTGACCACGGATGAATCCGGACAGAAAAGGGAGTTTCAAAACGGGGTCGTTCTCCTGATTGACGAAATCGACAAGGCCGACCGGTCCGTGCCCAACAGCCTGCTGGAACCCCTGGGGAATTTGAGCTTTGAGGTGCCTTATACCGGTGAACGGGTGGAACGTCCCAAGGGCGAACCCGATCCTTTGATCATCATTACCACCAACCGGGAACAGGAGCTGCCCCAGGCCTTTGTCCGGCGCTGCCTGGTCCTGGACCTGGTCCTGGATGACGACAATAGGGATGATTTCATCGACATCCTTTCCAAAAGGGGCCAAAGTTTGTTTCAGGGCCGGATGCCCGGTGATTATGGTGAGACAACTTACGAAAAAGTGGCTGATCTGCTGTATGAAAAACGGATGAGAGCCAAACATGAGGGATTATCGTTTATTCCGGGCCAGGCCGAATACCTGGATCATCTTGAGGCCCTTATCGGCATGAAACAAACCGCCCCAAGTCTGGGCCTGGATGAAGCCATGGAACTGCTGGCCGCACTGACGTTCATGAAAAACGGTGCCTAA
- a CDS encoding formylglycine-generating enzyme family protein, protein MTTLFSLVERLKGQNISISEFSELLGLKYSPKPKDREIAEPDQKIIDEGLPPEPGSSAIRPTNYPPDKAHFRFPCLYALEEKIVEDTRTMPAEYASLIPFEGAIEFPPVADEVMPDPLTGWNVLWPYLKRLGIELKQTRQLDTKRIIQSAVRQKPLEIIPWKKKRAWPLDMVLVLDFSKHLSPFFNDFRDLALNMDQWFRNRLHIVACPDPKTNTFWYQGAMHKGFPIVRQNLHLIYAGDLGFLDKQGINAGFWHGFGRRMKQKHVRIDALVTAHPSDWIMETATLFSLHYWDSGVIRPGGDSGNRGAGPSMKTRDQTEMLLAALSLAVELTPALIRRVRNRLGFSVSTESLACRHFALEGNVFRFQWRNPESRAKYSKKAQDLNLDLDRIWPLIQSFESRMPMELRIEQRQKAGKFLDGDQAAFLRKLVLFQQNPDTPETEKNRIMAWVGRVADRAGEEAWVPELNTLFGIYNETIKPQKVPGGVDLTQVPEWAVKSRETGPVCLSVHQNRLEIFSSGRPSHHPGLIHELSAGSKSQVIFRTDEAAIKQSMTLDKPFELPENTVEIVVETDTGRTTVAMMPCPEWASGIRRDRYGLFVEVKVKGIGFVLRWIPPGNFMMGSPGDEPERSDYEGPLHRVAFEKGFWLADTACTQELWRAVTGKNPSRFKEEGVEHPVENVSWDDANDFIDGLNRLVPGLDIRLPSEAEWEYACRAGTDTPFWFGWELNTDRVNYNGNYPYNNGPKGEYRRKTVPVNFFEQNPWGLYQMHGNVWEWCQDRWHDNYDGAPDDGSVWEDGDNESRVCRGGSWINLGRYLRSAYRYFRPLADLIDNNGLRLARGPLVPEAGTGRSRTGYGPGAARDEQTGTVTPAGGARGDSQ, encoded by the coding sequence TTGACCACCCTTTTTTCTCTTGTTGAACGGTTGAAAGGGCAAAATATCAGCATTAGCGAGTTTTCGGAACTGCTGGGGCTGAAATATTCCCCAAAACCGAAAGACAGAGAAATTGCCGAACCCGATCAGAAAATTATTGACGAGGGGTTGCCCCCGGAACCGGGTTCCAGTGCCATACGCCCCACGAATTATCCCCCTGATAAAGCCCACTTCCGGTTCCCCTGTCTTTATGCCCTTGAAGAGAAAATTGTCGAAGATACCAGAACCATGCCGGCAGAATATGCAAGTCTCATCCCTTTTGAGGGCGCGATTGAATTTCCGCCGGTTGCCGACGAGGTAATGCCGGACCCCCTGACCGGCTGGAATGTCCTCTGGCCATATCTGAAGCGGCTTGGCATTGAATTAAAACAGACCCGCCAACTGGATACCAAAAGGATAATCCAAAGCGCCGTCAGGCAAAAACCCCTTGAAATTATCCCGTGGAAAAAGAAAAGGGCCTGGCCCCTGGATATGGTCCTGGTTCTTGATTTCTCAAAACATTTAAGCCCCTTTTTCAATGACTTCAGAGACCTGGCCCTCAACATGGACCAATGGTTTCGCAATCGGCTTCACATTGTGGCCTGCCCCGACCCCAAAACCAATACCTTTTGGTACCAGGGGGCAATGCACAAAGGATTCCCCATCGTCCGGCAAAATCTGCATCTGATCTATGCCGGCGACCTGGGATTTTTAGACAAACAGGGCATCAACGCGGGATTCTGGCATGGGTTCGGACGCCGCATGAAACAGAAACACGTCCGGATCGATGCCCTGGTGACGGCCCATCCTTCGGACTGGATAATGGAAACAGCCACCTTGTTTTCCCTGCACTACTGGGATTCCGGTGTGATCCGTCCCGGTGGGGATTCTGGGAATCGGGGCGCCGGCCCAAGCATGAAAACCCGCGATCAGACCGAGATGCTTCTGGCGGCCCTGTCCCTGGCTGTTGAACTCACACCGGCCCTGATCCGGAGGGTTAGAAACCGGCTTGGGTTCAGTGTCTCGACCGAAAGCCTGGCCTGCCGTCATTTTGCCCTGGAAGGCAATGTGTTCAGATTTCAGTGGCGCAATCCAGAGAGCCGGGCAAAGTACAGCAAAAAAGCACAGGACTTGAATCTGGATCTTGACCGGATCTGGCCCCTGATTCAATCCTTTGAATCCCGGATGCCCATGGAGCTGCGTATCGAACAGCGGCAGAAGGCGGGAAAGTTCCTTGATGGAGATCAGGCGGCGTTTTTAAGAAAGCTGGTTCTCTTTCAGCAGAATCCCGATACCCCGGAAACAGAAAAAAACAGGATCATGGCCTGGGTGGGCCGGGTGGCGGACCGGGCAGGGGAAGAAGCGTGGGTGCCTGAACTCAATACATTGTTCGGAATTTACAATGAAACAATCAAACCGCAAAAGGTTCCCGGCGGGGTGGATTTGACACAGGTTCCGGAATGGGCTGTAAAATCCAGGGAAACAGGGCCGGTCTGCCTGAGTGTGCATCAAAATCGTCTGGAAATTTTTTCTTCCGGAAGGCCCTCGCACCATCCCGGATTGATCCATGAGTTATCCGCCGGTTCTAAATCCCAGGTCATTTTCAGAACAGATGAAGCAGCAATCAAACAGTCCATGACGCTGGATAAGCCTTTTGAATTGCCGGAAAATACAGTCGAAATTGTGGTGGAAACCGATACCGGGAGAACAACGGTGGCCATGATGCCCTGTCCGGAATGGGCCTCGGGGATTAGGCGGGATCGGTACGGACTCTTTGTCGAGGTGAAGGTAAAAGGCATCGGCTTTGTGTTACGCTGGATTCCCCCGGGGAATTTTATGATGGGATCTCCTGGAGATGAACCTGAACGAAGTGATTATGAAGGGCCTTTGCACCGGGTGGCGTTTGAAAAAGGGTTCTGGCTTGCAGATACCGCCTGTACCCAGGAATTATGGCGGGCCGTTACCGGGAAAAACCCAAGCAGATTTAAAGAAGAAGGAGTTGAACATCCGGTGGAAAACGTGAGCTGGGATGATGCCAATGATTTTATTGATGGGCTTAACCGTTTGGTTCCTGGTCTTGATATTCGTTTGCCCTCGGAAGCAGAATGGGAGTATGCCTGCCGGGCAGGAACAGACACCCCGTTCTGGTTTGGATGGGAATTGAACACGGATAGGGTTAATTATAATGGCAATTATCCTTATAATAACGGCCCCAAAGGGGAGTATCGTCGAAAGACGGTGCCGGTGAACTTTTTTGAGCAAAACCCCTGGGGCCTGTACCAGATGCACGGCAATGTCTGGGAGTGGTGTCAGGACCGCTGGCATGATAATTACGATGGTGCTCCGGATGACGGTAGTGTTTGGGAGGATGGTGACAATGAGTCTCGCGTCTGTCGCGGCGGTTCCTGGATCAACCTCGGGAGGTACCTGCGTTCCGCTTACCGCTACTTCAGGCCCCTTGCTGATCTCATCGACAACAACGGCTTGCGTCTTGCCCGAGGTCCTTTGGTGCCGGAGGCAGGAACCGGCAGGAGCCGGACGGGTTATGGCCCTGGTGCAGCGAGGGACGAGCAAACCGGGACCGTGACCCCGGCCGGCGGTGCAAGAGGAGATTCCCAATGA
- a CDS encoding HRDC domain-containing protein — protein MKYKFFNVPIFGSEAAEDELNRFLSSHRVVSVEKKFTKEGLRGCWCFCIHYLESRPNSTEGTDVQSRVDYKEVLNDQDFQKYARLRELRNARAKEEGRPAYSIFTNEQLANMVTQKVVTQEAMARIPGIGQARMEKYGPAFLSILRQLHGQTAG, from the coding sequence ATGAAGTATAAATTTTTTAACGTACCGATATTCGGTTCCGAAGCAGCTGAAGATGAATTAAACCGATTCCTCTCCTCCCACCGGGTGGTTTCCGTGGAAAAGAAGTTTACAAAGGAGGGCCTTAGGGGGTGTTGGTGTTTCTGCATCCATTACCTGGAATCCAGGCCCAATAGCACTGAAGGGACGGATGTCCAGTCCCGGGTGGACTACAAGGAAGTCCTCAATGACCAGGACTTTCAAAAGTATGCACGGTTAAGGGAACTCAGAAACGCCAGGGCCAAAGAGGAAGGCCGCCCGGCCTATTCGATATTCACCAACGAACAACTGGCCAACATGGTGACCCAAAAGGTGGTGACCCAAGAGGCCATGGCCCGAATTCCGGGCATCGGCCAGGCCAGGATGGAAAAATACGGTCCTGCCTTTTTATCCATATTGCGGCAGTTGCATGGGCAAACCGCCGGGTGA
- a CDS encoding RNA-directed DNA polymerase: MKRQRVDMADLLAWKNLSLAVYKAARGKRSRPDVAGFLSDVDGNITNLRDRIQSGSFSLDQYRRFQIMDPKPRNITALSFEMRVLHHAIMNLIGENLIRSQIHSSFACMPGRGVHAAARYVQRGLRRSGWYVKIDIEKYFERMPHDRLKQKLHNRFKGKAFLDLLDAIIDSFSERPGQGLPIGALTSQYFANFFLETADRFIQGPPYIKSYCRYMDDMIWFTADKTAAKTSLQIAVNFLSGQALKVKDTWQIQPSRHGVTYCGYRILPFSILLSRRKKRNYRRRLRQWEDQWRNGNISDLALQRGYDAVHGMTAQTRSVGFRKSVIAAGPLLDV; encoded by the coding sequence GTGAAACGGCAGCGGGTGGATATGGCGGATCTCCTGGCCTGGAAAAATCTCAGTCTTGCCGTATACAAGGCGGCCAGGGGAAAACGGTCCAGGCCGGATGTGGCCGGTTTCCTGTCCGACGTCGACGGTAATATCACAAATTTAAGAGACCGGATTCAGTCCGGATCGTTTTCCCTGGATCAATACCGCCGGTTTCAGATCATGGACCCCAAACCCCGCAACATCACAGCCTTGAGTTTTGAGATGAGAGTGCTTCATCATGCCATCATGAATCTGATCGGTGAAAACCTGATCAGATCCCAGATCCATTCCAGTTTTGCCTGTATGCCCGGCCGAGGGGTTCACGCGGCGGCCCGCTATGTTCAACGCGGTTTGAGGCGGTCTGGGTGGTATGTGAAAATAGACATAGAAAAATATTTTGAGCGGATGCCCCATGACCGGCTCAAGCAAAAGCTTCACAACCGATTCAAAGGCAAAGCCTTTCTTGATCTGTTGGACGCGATCATCGACAGTTTCAGTGAACGGCCGGGACAGGGGCTTCCCATAGGGGCGTTGACCTCCCAGTATTTTGCCAATTTTTTTCTTGAGACGGCAGACCGGTTCATTCAAGGGCCTCCCTATATCAAATCCTATTGCCGGTATATGGATGACATGATCTGGTTCACTGCAGATAAAACCGCAGCAAAAACAAGCCTTCAAATCGCCGTAAATTTTTTGTCCGGCCAGGCGCTGAAGGTCAAGGATACATGGCAGATCCAGCCCTCCCGGCACGGGGTTACCTACTGCGGTTACAGGATTCTGCCTTTTTCCATCCTGCTGTCCAGAAGGAAAAAAAGAAATTACCGTCGCCGATTAAGGCAATGGGAGGATCAATGGCGCAACGGAAATATATCGGACCTGGCGCTTCAGCGGGGATATGATGCGGTCCACGGCATGACCGCCCAGACCCGGTCTGTGGGTTTCAGGAAATCCGTTATTGCGGCCGGACCGCTGTTGGATGTATAA